Proteins found in one Paenibacillus borealis genomic segment:
- a CDS encoding ABC transporter permease yields MSTYLTKRMLYMLIILFAASLLIFCLYALTPGDFITGNIKLTAERKAELREIYGLNKPVLERYGTWMKNAFHGDFGYSLAQQKPVLQLFGDYIWNSFLLAAVSTFLTWLIAVIIGVISAYKQYSWFDTLVMVAIFAAMSLPSFFIGLFLIKILAVDLKWLPPGGMMTTGSNATGFAYFKEVVHHMTLPVIVMTLLGLGSLTRYFRSNMIDVLKQDYIRTARAKGLKERKVLFTHALRNALLPAITLVGFELPALFGGSIIIEQIFNWPGIGQLYMKSFGLRDYPLLMGFTMFLAILTVIGTLLSDILYRVADPRVRL; encoded by the coding sequence ATGAGCACTTATCTGACCAAAAGAATGCTGTATATGCTGATCATCCTGTTTGCCGCATCACTGCTGATTTTCTGCCTGTATGCCCTTACCCCGGGTGATTTCATTACCGGAAATATTAAGCTGACTGCAGAACGTAAAGCGGAGCTGCGGGAGATTTACGGCCTGAACAAGCCGGTGCTGGAACGCTACGGGACATGGATGAAGAATGCTTTTCACGGGGATTTCGGATATTCACTTGCCCAGCAGAAGCCAGTGCTTCAGCTGTTTGGTGATTATATCTGGAATTCTTTTTTGCTGGCGGCGGTCTCTACATTCCTCACCTGGCTGATCGCAGTGATCATCGGCGTCATTTCCGCCTATAAGCAATACTCCTGGTTCGACACGCTGGTGATGGTTGCGATCTTCGCGGCGATGTCGCTGCCGTCGTTCTTCATCGGCCTGTTTCTGATCAAGATTCTGGCCGTAGACCTGAAATGGCTGCCGCCGGGCGGGATGATGACTACAGGCAGCAATGCTACCGGGTTCGCCTATTTCAAAGAAGTGGTGCATCATATGACCCTCCCGGTCATCGTCATGACACTGCTTGGGCTGGGTTCATTAACCCGTTACTTCCGCAGCAATATGATCGACGTGCTCAAGCAGGACTATATCCGTACGGCCAGAGCCAAAGGGCTGAAGGAGCGGAAGGTGCTGTTCACCCATGCACTGCGCAATGCGCTGCTGCCTGCGATCACTCTGGTCGGCTTCGAGCTGCCCGCACTGTTCGGGGGTTCGATTATTATCGAGCAGATTTTTAACTGGCCGGGCATCGGCCAATTGTATATGAAGTCCTTCGGGCTAAGAGATTACCCTCTGCTGATGGGCTTCACGATGTTTCTGGCTATTCTGACCGTAATCGGAACACTGCTCTCGGATATCCTGTACCGGGTGGCTGATCCGCGTGTCCGGTTATAG